In one Dreissena polymorpha isolate Duluth1 chromosome 7, UMN_Dpol_1.0, whole genome shotgun sequence genomic region, the following are encoded:
- the LOC127837046 gene encoding dual specificity mitogen-activated protein kinase kinase 7-like — translation MSTSSFQNKINDLERRLFNENKSRERDRARPSIDQVPRKPKPFDLGAASRSSSAPSSGRRRPGALDCVPAHRQPDGAEIEQKYTEIMKQTGILTLNGQKVPTDITELEHMGELGHGTCGQVVRMKHKKIGVMMAVKQMRRGGNKEENKRIIMDLDVVLKSHDCPYIVQCIGTFITSSEVWICMELMSTCLEKLLKKTHRPIPEKILGKMAVAMVKALNYLKEEHGVIHRDVKPSNILLDETGTVKLCDFGISGRLVDSKAKTRSAGCAAYMAPERIDPPDPTRPDYDIRADVWSLGISLVELATGEFPYKNCKTDFEMLTKVLEDDPPLLPTDQNFSKEFCSFVKDCLTKDYRRRPKYRKLLEHPFIKIYETLPVDVVTWFKDVSVHIEPHQDV, via the exons ATGTCGACCTcatcttttcaaaacaaaataaacgatCTTGAACGACGTTTATTCAATGAGAATAAATCAAGGGAAAGAGATCGAGCGAGGCCCAGCATAGATCAGGTTCCGCGTAAACCAAAACCAT TTGACCTTGGTGCAGCGTCTAGGTCAAGCTCTGCACCCTCCTCAGGTAGACGGAGACCAGGGGCTCTGGACTGTGTGCCGGCACACAGACAGCCAGATGG tGCTGAGATTGAACAAAAGTACACTGAGATTATGAAACAAACAGGGATTTTAACTTTAAATGGACAg AAAGTTCCTACAGATATCACAGAGCTGGAGCACATGGGAGAACTTGGACATGGCACATGTGGACAGGTTGTGCGAATGAAGCATAAGaagattggggtcatgatggCAGTTAAG CAAATGCGTCGTGGTGGAAACAAGGAGGAGAATAAGCGTATCATCATGGACCTTGATGTGGTGCTGAAGTCCCATGACTGTCCATATATAGTGCAGTGCATAGGCACCTTTATCACCTCT AGTGAAGTCTGGATATGCATGGAATTAATGTCAACATGCCTCGAAAAATTGTTGAAGAAAACCCACCGTCCCATTCCAGAGAAAATTCTTGGCAAAATGGCTGTAGCA ATGGTCAAAGCTCTGAACTACCTCAAAGAGGAGCACGGAGTCATTCACAGAG ATGTGAAGCCCTCCAACATATTGCTGGACGAGACAGGCACAGTGAAGCTGTGTGACTTCGGCATCAGCGGCAGACTTGTTGACTCCAAGGCAAAAACTCGCAGTGCAGGTTGCGCAGCGTACATGGCG CCTGAAAGAATAGACCCTCCTGACCCCACACGACCAGATTATGATATTAGAGCCGATGTGTGGAGTCTTGGAATCTCATTG GTGGAGTTGGCAACAGGAGAGTTTCCATACAAGAACTGCAAGACAGACTTCGAAATGCTGACCAAGGTTCTTGAGGATGACCCACCTCTACTGCCCACAGATCAAAACTTTTCCAAGGAATTTTGCTCATTTGTCAAAGATTG CCTAACTAAAGATTATAGAAGAAGACCAAAATACAGAAAGTTGTTA GAGCATCCTTTTATCAAGATATACGAGACACTTCCGGTAGACGTGGTCACATGGTTTAAGGATGTGTCTGTCCACATAGAGCCTCATCAAGACGTCTGA